In one Effusibacillus pohliae DSM 22757 genomic region, the following are encoded:
- the flgC gene encoding flagellar basal body rod protein FlgC — translation MGLFDGINISASGLTAQRLRMDVIANNIANAQSTRSADNPNLPYQRQRVIFAPIAAEGAFASILQGKLQAPGQGVRVAAVEKDNETPFKLVYDPSHPDAIKDPNDPNYGFVRLPNVDVTAEMVDMIDASRAYEANVTAVNAAKGMALKALEIGK, via the coding sequence ATGGGGTTGTTTGACGGAATCAACATCAGCGCTTCCGGTTTGACCGCCCAGCGCTTGCGGATGGATGTGATCGCGAACAATATCGCCAACGCGCAATCGACCCGCTCGGCGGACAACCCGAATCTTCCGTATCAGCGGCAAAGGGTGATTTTTGCGCCGATCGCGGCGGAAGGTGCTTTCGCCTCGATCCTGCAGGGCAAGCTGCAAGCTCCGGGGCAAGGGGTGCGCGTGGCCGCGGTGGAAAAAGACAACGAAACGCCTTTCAAGCTGGTGTATGACCCGAGTCATCCGGACGCGATCAAAGATCCGAATGATCCGAACTACGGATTTGTCAGGCTGCCGAACGTCGATGTTACGGCGGAAATGGTCGACATGATCGATGCCTCGCGAGCATATGAGGCGAACGTGACGGCGGTCAACGCGGCCAAGGGCATGGCGCTGAAAGCGCTGGAGATTGGAAAATAG
- the flgB gene encoding flagellar basal body rod protein FlgB — protein MNPISTKTLDILERSLDAASLRQKVLANNIANVDTPNFKRSDVSFEATLQAYLDDDPPVLQGNLTHPRHLPIGVQPFNQIQPEIVVEDSTAVNNNGNNVDIDSEMTQLAVNQIKYNALIQQLNGQFAKLRTVIQGGR, from the coding sequence GTGAATCCAATCAGCACCAAGACGCTGGACATCCTGGAACGATCGCTTGATGCGGCAAGCCTGCGGCAAAAGGTGTTGGCAAACAACATTGCGAACGTGGATACTCCGAATTTTAAACGCAGCGACGTCTCGTTCGAGGCCACCCTGCAAGCGTATCTTGATGACGATCCTCCCGTTTTACAGGGGAACCTGACCCATCCTCGCCACTTGCCGATCGGGGTGCAGCCATTCAATCAAATCCAGCCGGAAATCGTTGTGGAGGATTCGACCGCGGTCAACAACAACGGAAACAATGTGGACATCGATTCGGAAATGACGCAGCTTGCGGTCAACCAGATCAAATACAACGCGCTCATCCAGCAGTTGAACGGACAGTTTGCCAAATTGCGGACCGTGATTCAAGGAGGCAGGTAA
- the fliF gene encoding flagellar basal-body MS-ring/collar protein FliF yields the protein MNQRIREWMERASGYWKQLQPHQRRNLLIAGVFFVATVGLLSWFAFRPNYVAVYSNLEPGAAGEIVAKLDEMKVPNKIQGTSVLVPEEYADKARVQLAMNNLPKSGYIDFGIFNDKSIVGMTEHEFDVKYLTALQGSIANTIRTIHGVEDAKVHIVLPEQKLFVEKNLQDAKASVLLKLAPGVKLSQEQVQGIQQLVAGSVKGLKPENITIIDQNGVRLLEDSQTDASSGATASKELEVRKLIQQDYEKRIRGALEKMFGYGNVEVIVNPEVSFDKVQRTEERYDSPVAGSDRGLVRSEQKSSESYENASPGGGVPGNNSNNPNTQTKSAAGGSSNGEKKNQTTNYELNKSITQTIGQPFTVKRLSVSVLVNGQLTNQQKQDITNLVATVVRTGNDDGTNNAAVTVMGTNFQAPPNPFQKQWYENPWLIGGIAAGLLLLGGGAWMIARRRSDSGPEELKPVSVAALTELQEETSEQKVKKQLEKMAQQKPEEFVNLLRTWLAEE from the coding sequence GTGAACCAACGAATTCGTGAATGGATGGAACGTGCATCTGGGTACTGGAAACAGTTGCAGCCTCACCAGCGCCGGAATCTCCTCATCGCAGGTGTTTTCTTTGTTGCGACTGTCGGATTGCTCAGTTGGTTTGCGTTTCGCCCCAATTACGTGGCGGTCTACTCCAATCTGGAACCCGGTGCGGCGGGCGAAATCGTCGCCAAGCTGGACGAAATGAAGGTTCCCAACAAGATTCAGGGTACTTCCGTGCTGGTGCCGGAAGAATACGCCGACAAGGCGCGCGTCCAGCTCGCGATGAACAACCTCCCGAAGTCGGGGTATATCGATTTTGGTATCTTTAACGACAAGAGCATCGTCGGCATGACGGAACACGAATTTGACGTCAAGTATTTGACTGCCTTGCAGGGCAGCATCGCCAACACGATCCGGACGATCCACGGGGTGGAGGATGCAAAAGTACATATTGTCCTGCCGGAACAAAAGCTGTTTGTGGAGAAGAATCTCCAGGATGCGAAAGCGTCCGTTTTGCTGAAACTGGCTCCCGGCGTCAAACTGTCGCAGGAGCAGGTGCAGGGCATTCAACAGTTGGTGGCTGGATCGGTCAAGGGGTTAAAACCGGAGAACATCACGATAATCGACCAAAACGGAGTGCGTCTGCTGGAAGACAGCCAGACGGACGCTTCATCCGGGGCCACCGCCAGTAAGGAATTGGAAGTCCGCAAGCTGATCCAGCAAGATTATGAGAAACGGATTCGCGGCGCCCTGGAAAAAATGTTCGGTTACGGTAACGTCGAGGTGATCGTCAATCCGGAAGTCTCGTTTGACAAGGTGCAAAGGACAGAGGAAAGATACGACAGTCCTGTTGCAGGCAGTGACCGGGGACTCGTCCGTTCCGAGCAAAAGTCGAGCGAATCGTATGAGAATGCGAGTCCGGGAGGCGGTGTTCCGGGAAACAATTCGAACAACCCGAACACGCAGACCAAATCGGCGGCTGGTGGTTCCAGCAACGGCGAGAAGAAAAACCAGACGACCAATTACGAACTGAACAAATCGATCACCCAGACGATCGGACAGCCGTTTACGGTCAAGCGCCTGTCGGTCTCGGTGCTGGTCAATGGGCAGCTGACCAACCAGCAGAAACAGGACATCACCAATCTGGTGGCGACAGTTGTCAGAACCGGCAACGACGACGGCACAAATAATGCGGCTGTTACGGTTATGGGAACCAATTTCCAGGCGCCGCCTAATCCGTTCCAAAAACAATGGTACGAAAATCCGTGGCTGATCGGCGGTATCGCGGCGGGGCTGTTGCTGCTCGGCGGCGGCGCGTGGATGATTGCCCGCAGGCGCAGCGACAGCGGTCCGGAGGAATTGAAACCGGTGTCGGTGGCCGCCCTGACCGAGCTGCAGGAGGAGACTTCCGAGCAAAAGGTCAAAAAACAACTGGAAAAAATGGCCCAACAGAAGCCGGAGGAGTTTGTCAATCTGCTGCGGACCTGGCTGGCAGAGGAGTAG
- a CDS encoding FliH/SctL family protein produces the protein MSKIVKSPYATVTGQRTIHTIPVVRVVNPASVRTQSVDGRCLENGPSSEAVIEQARLEADRILETARREAAAVVEEANRQAETVLQSAQQKAKRMVEEAREAGYESGFADGRAAGEAAYRDKIEQVLAMMRQLEADQKAYAWQSERQLIELACAVAKKIIQKELETDPAWVERTLKSALAELVDRSRVEVHANPEDIPFLLTVRDDLAVGYPPPVELQFVSDLSVEKGGCILRTRHGSVDARIDTQLNEVKRALLEAAAAHLRE, from the coding sequence TTGTCTAAGATCGTGAAATCACCCTACGCAACGGTAACCGGCCAACGAACGATCCATACGATCCCGGTCGTGCGGGTGGTCAATCCCGCTTCCGTCCGCACCCAGTCAGTGGATGGGCGCTGCCTGGAAAATGGGCCGTCGTCGGAAGCGGTCATCGAACAAGCGCGGCTGGAGGCGGACCGGATTCTGGAAACGGCGCGCCGGGAAGCGGCGGCGGTTGTCGAGGAAGCCAACCGGCAGGCGGAAACGGTTTTGCAAAGTGCCCAACAAAAGGCGAAGAGAATGGTGGAGGAGGCGCGCGAGGCGGGCTATGAAAGCGGCTTTGCCGATGGTAGGGCGGCTGGCGAGGCGGCGTACCGGGACAAGATTGAACAGGTGCTGGCGATGATGCGGCAATTGGAAGCAGACCAAAAAGCGTATGCATGGCAATCGGAGCGGCAACTGATCGAACTGGCCTGTGCGGTCGCAAAGAAAATCATTCAGAAAGAGCTGGAAACGGATCCCGCCTGGGTGGAGCGAACGCTGAAAAGCGCCCTGGCGGAACTGGTCGACCGTTCCCGCGTGGAAGTGCACGCGAATCCGGAAGACATTCCGTTTTTGCTGACGGTCAGGGACGACTTGGCCGTCGGGTATCCGCCGCCGGTCGAACTGCAGTTTGTTTCCGACCTGTCGGTGGAAAAAGGCGGCTGCATCCTGCGGACGCGGCATGGGTCGGTCGATGCGCGGATCGACACGCAGCTGAACGAGGTGAAACGAGCCCTGCTGGAAGCGGCGGCGGCTCACCTACGTGAATAG
- the fliG gene encoding flagellar motor switch protein FliG codes for MGRTAQHKLTGRQKAAVLLVSLGPEVSAKVFKHLRDDEIEQLTLEIANIRKIEHAEKAAVLEEFHQICLAKEYISTGGIDYAKEVLEKALGSQKALEIIHRLTASLQVRPFEFARKADPNQILNFIQNEHPQTIALVLAYLEPAQAGMILSSLPQEMQADVARRIALMDSTSPEVVNDVERVLEAKLSQMAVHDFSSGGGIDAIVQVLNGVDRATEKTILEALELQDPELADEIKKRMFVFEDIVLLDNRSIQRVIRDVETSDLQLALKAASEEVREVIFRNMSKRMAETFKQDMEFMGPVRLRDVEEAQQRIVGIIRRLEESGEIVIARGGGDDIIV; via the coding sequence ATGGGGCGTACTGCGCAGCATAAGTTGACCGGCCGCCAAAAAGCAGCCGTTCTGCTCGTCTCCCTCGGGCCTGAAGTGTCGGCAAAGGTGTTCAAACATCTGCGGGATGACGAGATTGAACAATTGACGCTGGAGATCGCGAACATACGCAAAATTGAACACGCGGAAAAAGCGGCGGTGCTCGAGGAGTTTCACCAGATCTGCCTGGCGAAAGAGTATATCTCAACGGGCGGCATCGACTACGCAAAAGAGGTCCTGGAAAAAGCACTCGGCAGCCAGAAAGCGCTGGAGATCATCCACCGGCTGACCGCTTCCCTGCAAGTCCGCCCGTTTGAGTTCGCCCGCAAGGCGGACCCGAACCAGATCCTGAACTTTATCCAGAACGAGCATCCGCAAACGATCGCTTTGGTGCTCGCCTATCTGGAGCCTGCCCAGGCGGGGATGATTTTGTCCTCCCTGCCGCAGGAAATGCAGGCGGATGTGGCGAGGCGCATCGCACTGATGGATAGTACGTCGCCGGAGGTGGTGAACGATGTGGAGCGGGTGCTGGAGGCCAAGCTGTCGCAGATGGCGGTGCACGATTTTTCCTCCGGCGGCGGGATCGATGCGATCGTCCAGGTGTTGAACGGCGTCGACCGTGCGACCGAAAAGACGATCCTGGAAGCGCTCGAGCTGCAGGATCCCGAGCTGGCGGACGAAATCAAAAAGAGGATGTTTGTGTTCGAAGATATCGTGCTGCTGGACAACCGCTCGATCCAACGGGTCATCCGCGATGTCGAAACGAGCGACTTGCAGTTGGCGCTCAAAGCGGCCAGCGAAGAGGTGCGGGAAGTCATCTTCCGTAACATGTCGAAGCGGATGGCGGAGACGTTCAAACAGGACATGGAATTCATGGGGCCTGTCCGGCTGCGTGATGTGGAAGAAGCCCAGCAGCGGATAGTCGGCATCATCAGAAGGCTGGAAGAGAGCGGAGAGATCGTGATCGCTCGCGGAGGAGGGGACGATATCATTGTCTAA
- the hslU gene encoding ATP-dependent protease ATPase subunit HslU has product MSRNLTPKQIVAELDRYIVGQKEAKKAVAVALRNRYRRSLLPEELREEVTPKNILMIGPTGVGKTEIARRLAKLVGAPFVKVEATKFTEVGYVGRDVEAMVRDLVETAIRIVKEEKMAGVEDRARQLAEERLVQILVPDPAKEKQFKNPFEVLFQGGQQQDAHDLPEHVRMRRKDMREALQRGDLEETIVEIDVEDAAPVMFDLFGGGNNEMGINMQEMLGNLLPKRRKKRKLPVKDARKILIQEEAQKLIDMDEVTQEAVNRAEQSGIIFIDEIDKIAGKDQRGPDVSREGVQRDILPIVEGSTVMTKYGPVKTDHILFIGAGAFHISKPSDLIPELQGRFPIRVELQSLTAEDFRQILTEPQNALIKQYTALLQTEGIEVEFTGEAIQKIAELATVVNQQTENIGARRLHTLLEKLLEDLSFEASDIGQQKIVITPAYVEEKLAGIVKNRDLSQYIL; this is encoded by the coding sequence GTCGCCGTGGCGCTGCGCAACCGGTACCGGCGCAGCCTGCTGCCGGAAGAACTGCGGGAAGAGGTGACGCCGAAAAATATCCTGATGATCGGCCCCACCGGCGTCGGCAAGACGGAGATTGCCCGCCGGCTGGCCAAATTGGTGGGGGCTCCGTTTGTCAAGGTGGAAGCGACCAAGTTCACGGAAGTCGGGTATGTCGGTCGCGACGTGGAAGCGATGGTGCGCGATCTGGTGGAGACGGCGATCCGCATCGTGAAGGAAGAAAAAATGGCCGGTGTGGAAGACCGCGCCCGCCAACTGGCGGAAGAGCGGCTGGTGCAGATTCTGGTTCCCGATCCGGCCAAAGAAAAGCAGTTCAAAAATCCGTTTGAGGTGTTGTTTCAAGGAGGGCAGCAGCAGGATGCCCACGACCTTCCCGAACATGTGAGGATGCGCCGCAAGGATATGCGGGAGGCTTTGCAGCGCGGCGACCTGGAAGAAACGATCGTCGAGATCGATGTGGAAGATGCGGCGCCTGTCATGTTCGATCTATTCGGCGGCGGGAACAACGAAATGGGCATCAACATGCAGGAGATGCTCGGCAATCTTCTGCCGAAACGCCGCAAGAAACGGAAGCTGCCGGTGAAAGATGCGCGCAAGATTTTGATTCAGGAAGAAGCGCAAAAGCTGATCGACATGGATGAGGTAACGCAGGAAGCGGTCAACCGGGCCGAACAGTCGGGCATTATTTTTATCGACGAAATCGACAAAATCGCCGGCAAGGACCAGCGTGGGCCGGACGTATCGCGGGAAGGCGTGCAGCGCGACATCCTGCCGATCGTCGAAGGTTCGACGGTGATGACCAAATATGGGCCGGTCAAGACTGACCATATTTTGTTTATCGGGGCGGGAGCGTTCCATATCTCGAAACCATCCGATCTGATTCCCGAACTGCAGGGGCGGTTCCCGATCCGGGTGGAACTGCAAAGCCTGACGGCGGAAGATTTCCGGCAGATTCTGACGGAGCCGCAAAACGCGCTGATCAAGCAATACACCGCTCTCCTGCAGACGGAAGGCATCGAGGTCGAATTTACCGGCGAGGCGATTCAGAAAATCGCCGAGCTGGCGACGGTGGTCAACCAGCAGACGGAAAACATCGGGGCGCGGCGGTTGCACACGCTGCTGGAAAAACTGCTGGAGGACTTGTCGTTCGAGGCGTCCGATATCGGGCAGCAAAAGATCGTGATCACTCCGGCGTATGTGGAAGAAAAACTGGCTGGAATTGTAAAAAATAGGGATTTAAGTCAATATATTCTGTAA
- the fliE gene encoding flagellar hook-basal body complex protein FliE, whose amino-acid sequence MINPITNAISAVAVKPADAQPATGPSFASVLQNALDQVAGLEVESAKLSQQLAAGQGPDLHTVMIASEKATLAIQLTTQVRNKVVEAYQEIMRMQM is encoded by the coding sequence GTGATTAATCCGATAACCAATGCAATTTCCGCGGTGGCTGTCAAACCGGCTGACGCGCAGCCCGCGACCGGCCCGTCTTTTGCTTCCGTATTGCAAAATGCGCTGGATCAGGTGGCCGGTCTGGAAGTGGAGTCGGCCAAGCTCAGCCAGCAGCTGGCGGCTGGCCAGGGGCCCGACCTGCACACGGTGATGATCGCAAGTGAGAAAGCGACTCTGGCGATCCAGTTGACCACTCAGGTTCGCAACAAAGTGGTGGAAGCATACCAGGAGATTATGCGCATGCAAATGTGA